Proteins co-encoded in one Leptospira levettii genomic window:
- a CDS encoding ParA family protein, translated as MKVISVSNIKGGSGKSTTAAHLACALARRGKTLIVDMDMQGDLTDFSLPDLDLTALDESNVMSVLLGMKKISDCIRKTKHFDVLPSTLSLAKLTKYNPDSTSLCLQFKRSLEEVRKNYQFVVIDTPGSAKHELTTAIYNSELILIPVTPSKWTIRAVNLLLDEITQTETVFSQKKKIAFVPSWFGPSKKHRELLERLKAIEEIPTLGEIPKSESIKVKTEKQESLKKDTNAWYAFDRLADETIALVDPENSISQIRL; from the coding sequence AATCCACAACGGCAGCCCACTTGGCTTGCGCTCTAGCAAGAAGAGGGAAAACTCTCATTGTCGATATGGATATGCAAGGGGATTTAACTGACTTTTCTTTGCCCGATTTGGATTTAACGGCACTAGATGAATCCAATGTCATGAGTGTCCTACTTGGAATGAAAAAAATTTCTGACTGTATTCGAAAAACCAAACACTTTGATGTTTTACCTTCCACTCTCAGTTTGGCAAAACTCACAAAATACAATCCTGACTCTACAAGTTTGTGCCTTCAGTTCAAACGTTCTTTAGAAGAAGTACGTAAAAATTACCAATTTGTTGTGATTGATACTCCGGGTTCGGCAAAACATGAACTCACAACTGCGATTTATAATTCGGAACTCATCTTAATTCCCGTCACACCCAGCAAATGGACCATAAGAGCCGTGAACCTTTTGTTAGATGAAATCACACAAACAGAAACAGTTTTTAGCCAGAAGAAAAAAATAGCCTTTGTTCCTTCTTGGTTTGGTCCTTCCAAAAAACATAGGGAACTCTTGGAAAGATTAAAAGCCATTGAAGAAATTCCCACTTTAGGGGAAATTCCAAAATCAGAATCCATTAAGGTCAAAACAGAGAAACAAGAATCCTTAAAGAAGGATACAAATGCTTGGTATGCCTTTGATCGTTTGGCAGATGAAACCATTGCACTTGTTGATCCAGAAAATTCAATTTCCCAAATACGCTTATAA
- a CDS encoding cyclic nucleotide-binding domain-containing protein yields MIHPNSPYKRIWDLFVFICITYFAIEVPLRLVFPHKLSVGVTHFERGIQVIFGIDLILNFFTAILKDRLLIQNKKIVAKTYFKSWFLIDFLSAFPFDLFGGFFFQYFGVTDSLKILRLLRSVRVFELFKSLRMLALGAESEDRFKLLDVINPMTFRLIFFVYWTSLFAHWVACGWIHLSPEFLPDKDMTTRYIRSLYWSVTTLTTIGYGDITPTSNPQTIYTMGVMILGVGIYGYVIGNIATLLSNLDISRVTFQEKLNTINSFIKYKKLPPQLANRIRSYYINLWENKHGIDEKEIWDQLPSGIKIDVSMFLHNHLISVVPFFKHAPEELKREVVLELKPAYYMKGDVIFREGDVPHNMYFLSKGHVEVIKEKSGELLATLNSGSFFGEMSLIDDSLRTATIKAGSYCDVYTLSRDAFSEILKHHPSFAGHIQEIALERKKHQSSFKPKD; encoded by the coding sequence ATGATCCATCCAAATTCTCCCTACAAACGAATCTGGGATCTTTTTGTCTTTATTTGTATTACCTACTTTGCCATAGAAGTCCCACTTCGCCTTGTATTCCCTCATAAACTATCAGTAGGCGTTACCCACTTCGAAAGAGGGATCCAAGTCATTTTTGGAATCGACCTAATTCTCAATTTTTTTACTGCGATTTTAAAGGACAGACTCCTCATCCAAAACAAAAAAATCGTAGCCAAAACGTATTTCAAATCTTGGTTTCTCATCGATTTTTTATCTGCCTTTCCATTTGATTTATTTGGTGGATTTTTTTTCCAGTATTTCGGTGTGACCGATAGTTTAAAAATTTTACGTTTACTTCGATCAGTTAGAGTTTTTGAACTTTTTAAATCCTTACGAATGTTAGCTCTTGGAGCAGAGTCAGAAGATCGATTTAAATTATTAGATGTGATCAATCCAATGACCTTTCGATTGATATTCTTTGTCTATTGGACTTCCCTTTTTGCACACTGGGTTGCTTGTGGTTGGATCCATTTGAGTCCAGAGTTTTTACCAGACAAAGATATGACGACACGTTATATCAGGTCTTTGTACTGGTCAGTGACAACTCTCACAACCATTGGTTATGGGGATATCACACCCACTTCTAACCCACAAACAATTTATACGATGGGAGTGATGATTTTAGGTGTTGGTATATATGGTTATGTGATTGGTAATATTGCAACATTACTATCGAATCTGGATATTTCCCGTGTTACTTTCCAAGAAAAATTAAATACAATTAACTCCTTTATTAAATACAAAAAATTACCTCCTCAATTAGCTAACAGAATTAGATCCTACTATATCAATCTTTGGGAAAACAAACATGGTATAGATGAAAAAGAAATTTGGGACCAACTTCCATCGGGAATCAAAATTGATGTCTCCATGTTTTTACATAACCATCTGATTTCAGTGGTCCCATTTTTCAAACATGCACCAGAAGAATTAAAGAGAGAAGTGGTTCTTGAATTAAAACCTGCTTATTATATGAAAGGAGATGTGATTTTCCGAGAAGGTGACGTCCCTCATAATATGTATTTTTTATCGAAGGGACATGTAGAAGTGATCAAAGAAAAATCAGGAGAACTACTCGCAACCTTGAACTCTGGATCTTTTTTTGGAGAGATGAGTTTGATTGACGATTCTTTGCGGACAGCGACAATCAAAGCCGGCTCGTATTGTGATGTTTATACACTGAGTAGAGATGCCTTTAGTGAAATTCTAAAACACCATCCGAGTTTTGCAGGCCACATCCAAGAAATTGCTTTGGAACGAAAAAAACACCAATCGAGTTTCAAACCTAAAGATTAA
- a CDS encoding YbaB/EbfC family nucleoid-associated protein yields the protein MFGGAGGNKFDMLKQMKKMRSQVKTMEKELAGLNFVGISKNKLLSVTLDGKFQMKSIQIEDELLEKKDKNLLERSIQEAYTKALQDAQAGAAKQMQAMGGFPGLGM from the coding sequence ATGTTCGGTGGAGCCGGTGGAAACAAGTTTGATATGCTCAAACAGATGAAAAAGATGCGTTCGCAAGTGAAAACCATGGAAAAGGAACTTGCTGGCCTAAATTTTGTAGGAATTTCTAAAAATAAACTTCTATCCGTCACTTTGGATGGTAAATTCCAAATGAAATCGATCCAAATTGAAGATGAGTTATTGGAGAAAAAGGATAAAAATCTCCTCGAACGTTCCATCCAAGAAGCTTACACAAAAGCATTACAAGACGCACAAGCTGGTGCAGCAAAACAAATGCAGGCGATGGGTGGATTTCCTGGGCTTGGGATGTAG
- a CDS encoding OmpA family protein has translation MKQIISGILSLSLLTTISCGLSDNTKRLILSTSIGCGVGLALGAVYDESQRKKDTKNKKNDFQRQIKESLAMEKKKPQNKGKIVGLGAGCLAGLGTGFYLNTMYDNMAEEMKKQGITLTKSERGGETVALTASMDGGIAFEDGKADLKGKGKENIDKLAEALAAYPETKINITGHANRTGAEDLNQKLSNDRAVTAKDAIIENGVEGKRIGTVQGLGSSTPLKNVDPKDGSNRRVEVEIVPAS, from the coding sequence TTGAAACAAATCATTTCCGGAATTTTATCCCTATCATTACTTACCACAATTTCTTGTGGCCTTTCAGACAACACAAAACGTCTCATCCTCAGTACATCCATCGGATGTGGAGTTGGTCTTGCGTTAGGTGCTGTGTATGATGAGTCACAAAGAAAAAAAGACACTAAGAACAAAAAGAACGATTTCCAAAGACAAATAAAAGAATCTTTGGCAATGGAAAAAAAGAAACCTCAAAACAAAGGTAAAATTGTTGGTTTGGGTGCTGGATGTTTAGCTGGTCTTGGAACAGGATTTTATCTCAACACCATGTACGACAACATGGCAGAAGAAATGAAAAAACAAGGCATTACTCTTACTAAGAGTGAACGTGGTGGAGAAACAGTGGCTCTCACTGCCTCTATGGACGGCGGTATTGCATTCGAGGATGGAAAAGCGGATCTAAAAGGGAAAGGAAAAGAAAATATTGATAAATTAGCGGAAGCACTTGCTGCTTACCCTGAAACAAAAATCAATATCACTGGTCATGCAAACCGCACAGGTGCAGAAGACCTCAACCAAAAACTTTCCAATGACCGCGCTGTGACTGCAAAAGATGCCATCATTGAAAATGGTGTTGAAGGAAAACGAATCGGAACCGTACAAGGATTAGGTTCCTCTACTCCACTAAAAAATGTAGATCCAAAAGATGGTTCCAACCGACGTGTTGAAGTGGAAATTGTTCCAGCAAGTTAA
- a CDS encoding flagellin encodes MIINHNISALVAKRALTNTSRDMDKSMEHLATGMRINRPGDDSLGFSVSEKLRSQIRALGQAERNTQDGMSFLQVTEGSLDQVNSILQRLRELSVQSANGIYSNEDRKLVQLEVSQLVEEVERIGTSAEFNKVRPLDGRFSRAGKNPMTLQVGANGSEKIEVFINTMTSSSLKLKQAGNKLTLSTPNKATDSLQVLDDAISRVNRLRSDLGAYYNRLDLTLKSLSNNYVNMVSSESQIRDADMATEMVEYSKNQILTKSGVAMLAQANLRPESVVKLLTDRY; translated from the coding sequence ATGATTATCAATCACAACATCAGTGCACTCGTTGCAAAACGGGCACTTACAAACACAAGTCGTGACATGGACAAGTCCATGGAACACCTAGCAACGGGTATGCGAATCAACAGACCAGGGGATGATTCCTTGGGATTCTCCGTATCCGAAAAACTTAGATCCCAAATCCGTGCTTTAGGCCAAGCAGAACGAAATACCCAGGATGGTATGTCGTTTTTACAAGTAACGGAAGGATCTTTGGACCAAGTAAACTCTATCTTACAGAGGTTACGCGAACTTTCAGTTCAATCTGCTAACGGGATCTATTCGAATGAAGACAGGAAACTTGTCCAGTTAGAAGTATCACAATTAGTTGAAGAAGTGGAAAGGATCGGAACATCTGCAGAGTTTAATAAAGTTAGGCCGCTGGATGGTCGATTCTCTCGCGCTGGCAAAAACCCGATGACTTTACAAGTGGGTGCAAACGGTTCAGAAAAGATAGAAGTGTTTATCAACACGATGACAAGTTCTTCTTTAAAACTGAAACAAGCTGGAAACAAGTTGACTCTTTCAACTCCAAACAAAGCTACCGATTCACTCCAGGTACTGGATGATGCCATTTCCAGAGTCAATCGACTACGGTCGGACTTGGGTGCCTATTACAACCGATTGGATTTAACCTTAAAATCACTGAGTAATAACTATGTGAACATGGTTTCTTCCGAATCACAAATCAGAGATGCAGATATGGCAACGGAAATGGTAGAATACTCCAAAAACCAAATCCTAACCAAATCGGGTGTGGCCATGCTTGCCCAAGCAAATCTCAGACCAGAATCAGTAGTAAAACTCCTCACGGACAGATACTAA
- a CDS encoding cob(I)yrinic acid a,c-diamide adenosyltransferase translates to MKIYTKFGDGGQTYLASGKKVSKTDRRVDLYGTCDELNSTIGLALSLGKNETLPTSFLEHLQNIQSFLFEIGSELAGYVPKEAKDGTVVNANDVSILEQEIDRLMETLPEIKFFILPGGSPFSSALHMARTICRRLERDLLVYIEAGGEIHNDLRIYINRLSDYLFVAARFVNFSLGQEETIWKSRTKSN, encoded by the coding sequence TTGAAAATCTACACCAAATTTGGCGATGGCGGACAAACCTATTTAGCGTCTGGGAAAAAAGTTTCAAAAACTGACAGACGAGTGGATCTGTATGGTACCTGTGATGAATTGAATAGCACCATTGGACTTGCACTTTCCCTTGGTAAAAATGAAACGCTTCCAACTTCCTTTTTAGAACATTTGCAAAACATCCAAAGTTTTCTCTTTGAAATTGGTTCAGAGCTTGCTGGTTATGTTCCGAAGGAAGCAAAGGATGGAACTGTTGTTAACGCAAATGATGTAAGTATTTTGGAACAGGAAATTGATCGTTTGATGGAAACTCTTCCTGAAATCAAATTTTTCATTTTGCCAGGAGGTAGTCCTTTTTCGAGTGCCTTACATATGGCACGAACGATCTGCCGTAGGTTAGAAAGGGATTTACTTGTTTACATTGAGGCAGGTGGAGAAATTCATAATGATCTTAGAATTTACATCAATCGATTGTCTGATTATTTATTTGTCGCCGCTAGGTTTGTCAATTTTTCATTGGGGCAAGAGGAAACCATTTGGAAAAGTCGTACGAAATCAAACTAG